The Sorangiineae bacterium MSr11367 genome window below encodes:
- a CDS encoding glycogen synthase, which translates to MVSSEVESFARTGGLGDVVLGVSRALGQRGVDVAIVTPLYGTTKIPSDDLHRWIGTVPARVGWGPDDVRECGVVEVRLAPGVRVFLVDDPGLFQRDGIYEDAHGTFGDNELRFATMSRAALSIAERLWGGVGPDRGPDVIHAHDWHATFAILYARLTMGQAWSEVPTAFTIHNLAYQGVLGFDSLDRLALPRGAYHPGILEHRGLVNLLKGAIALSDRTTTVSPTYAHEILAAEGGFQLHDFLRTQSYKTAGILNGVDVQTFDPRTDGSIAAQYSVENFEAARFQNKEVLFQELGLHEPRAPLFSLVSRLTHQKGIDLILPILGNLIQGGARVALVGKGDANLERALYQLGGRFPGRIATRVAFDEGLARRIYAGSDFLMVPSRYEPCGLTQMYAMRYGCVPIVTDVGGLHDTVTPYNPVRDEGTGFVARNRDPLSLLIAADDAFTAYHDRRSFRRLIERGMRKDFSWTRSADEYMERIYRPITQLRAGL; encoded by the coding sequence ATGGTTTCGTCCGAAGTCGAGTCGTTTGCCCGGACGGGGGGCCTGGGCGACGTCGTTCTCGGTGTGTCGCGTGCGCTCGGACAGCGCGGTGTCGATGTCGCTATCGTCACGCCGCTCTACGGCACGACGAAGATTCCTTCGGACGATCTGCATCGCTGGATTGGCACCGTGCCGGCGCGGGTGGGGTGGGGACCCGACGACGTGCGCGAGTGCGGCGTCGTCGAGGTGCGCCTGGCGCCGGGGGTGCGCGTCTTTTTGGTGGACGATCCGGGCCTTTTCCAGCGCGATGGTATCTACGAAGATGCCCACGGCACCTTCGGCGACAACGAGCTGCGCTTCGCCACGATGTCGCGCGCTGCGTTATCCATCGCCGAGAGGCTCTGGGGCGGCGTGGGCCCGGATCGCGGGCCGGACGTCATCCACGCGCACGATTGGCACGCTACCTTCGCGATCTTGTACGCGCGCCTCACCATGGGCCAGGCGTGGAGTGAGGTGCCCACGGCGTTCACGATTCACAACCTGGCCTACCAGGGGGTGCTCGGCTTCGATTCGCTCGACCGGCTCGCGTTGCCGCGGGGGGCGTACCATCCCGGCATTCTGGAGCACCGCGGGTTGGTGAACCTGCTCAAGGGCGCGATTGCACTGTCGGATCGGACGACGACGGTCAGCCCCACGTACGCGCACGAGATCCTCGCCGCGGAGGGCGGATTTCAGCTGCACGACTTTCTGCGGACGCAGTCGTACAAGACGGCGGGCATCCTCAACGGTGTCGACGTGCAGACGTTCGACCCGCGCACCGACGGATCCATTGCCGCGCAGTACAGCGTGGAGAACTTCGAGGCCGCGCGTTTCCAGAACAAGGAGGTGCTCTTTCAGGAGCTCGGTCTGCACGAGCCGCGGGCGCCGCTCTTCTCGTTGGTGTCGCGGCTCACGCATCAAAAGGGCATCGATCTCATTTTGCCTATCCTCGGCAATTTGATCCAGGGCGGTGCGCGTGTGGCGTTGGTCGGCAAGGGGGACGCCAATTTGGAGCGCGCGCTCTATCAGCTCGGCGGGCGCTTTCCCGGGCGCATCGCCACGCGCGTGGCCTTCGACGAGGGCCTGGCACGCCGCATCTACGCGGGCTCCGATTTTCTCATGGTGCCTTCGCGCTACGAGCCATGCGGCCTCACGCAGATGTACGCGATGCGCTACGGCTGCGTGCCCATCGTAACCGACGTGGGCGGGCTGCACGACACCGTCACGCCGTACAACCCCGTCCGCGACGAGGGCACGGGCTTCGTCGCGCGCAACCGCGATCCGCTGTCGCTCTTGATCGCCGCAGACGACGCCTTCACCGCGTACCACGACCGCCGCAGCTTCCGCCGCCTCATCGAGCGCGGCATGCGCAAAGACTTCTCCTGGACGCGCTCCGCCGACGAATACATGGAGCGCATCTACCGCCCCATCACCCAGCTGCGCGCGGGCCTGTAA
- a CDS encoding glycoside hydrolase family 3 C-terminal domain-containing protein gives MRIRRLGIVVAVAYVVGCQGDDDGRDSNSTASRVVVRSEGDIDALLAQMTLEEKATLLQGIPRPAGEHAVGNVAGVPRLGIPAQRLTDGPAGVRDGQPATAFPAPVSMAASFDPALVREVATHMGHETKARGYQVLYSPMINIVRVAEAGRNFESFGEDPHLAGELAVAHIQGVQSQGVAAQVKHFAANNQEKDRKTSTSDVDERTLREIYFPAFEAAVKRGGAWSLMCAYNQLNGVFSCENASLLHDLLKVEWGFDGVVGSDYPAVHSTVASAKAGLDQEFGGTTYFSKLPDAVRSGELPQSVLDDQARRVLRMMFRTGLLSAAPAEPAAVDPKVGADLARRAAARGSVLLKNDGALLPLDAASLSRIAVIGPYAKQATTGGGGSSKVTPYADYVVSPLDGITKRAGSGVAIHYVSGANAAPVTPIPAGALEALTVEYFANPTLTGTPVAVGTDSVIAHDWGNQPPASGVPATNWSARWTGTLHAPVTGDYPLATTSDDGSRLYLDGRLVVDNWGAHGTRSVYRTVHLEAGQSYEVRVEYYQANQGSNLTVSWMLPGQLDAGIQSAVDAAKAADVAIVLVRDEAAEGRDRGTISLYGNQNALVAAVAAANPRTVVVLSSGAPVNLPWASAVPSVLENWYAGEQDGAALADVLFGDAEPAGRLPVTFPVEAADGPIRSPEQYPGVDQRYTYAEKLEVGYRWFDAHAVAPLFPFGHGLSYTSFAYSHLSVERPARDGSVRVSFDVQNTGARTGTAVPQVYVGFPARAGEPPQRLAAFRSLTLEPGATTRVTVPLDRRAFSIWDVAAKAWNVPGGFYSIRVGASSRDLRLRGGLARTTSGAPASRITTVDGQCLEALSNASPRTTSCNTLSPSQRWHMADDASLQIRGKCATVTGTAIHLADCNATDEQKWHANASGQIVHATSGLCLASNGAHVTLATCGRDTLLPANQLWNVP, from the coding sequence ATGCGCATTCGTCGTTTGGGGATCGTGGTGGCGGTGGCTTACGTCGTCGGCTGTCAGGGCGACGACGATGGTCGTGACTCGAACAGCACGGCGTCACGTGTCGTCGTTCGCAGCGAAGGGGACATCGACGCGCTGCTCGCGCAGATGACCTTGGAGGAAAAGGCCACGCTGCTGCAAGGCATCCCGCGACCGGCCGGAGAGCACGCCGTGGGCAATGTTGCGGGGGTGCCGAGGCTCGGTATTCCGGCGCAGAGGCTCACCGATGGCCCGGCGGGTGTGCGCGATGGGCAGCCCGCCACCGCGTTTCCGGCACCGGTATCGATGGCCGCGAGCTTCGACCCCGCGCTCGTGCGCGAGGTCGCGACGCACATGGGGCACGAGACCAAGGCGCGTGGGTATCAGGTTCTGTACTCGCCGATGATCAACATCGTGCGCGTGGCCGAGGCCGGGCGAAACTTCGAGTCCTTCGGGGAGGATCCACACCTCGCGGGCGAGCTCGCCGTGGCGCACATCCAGGGCGTGCAGTCGCAGGGCGTGGCCGCGCAGGTGAAGCACTTCGCCGCGAACAACCAGGAGAAGGATCGCAAGACCAGCACGTCGGACGTGGACGAGCGCACCCTGCGCGAGATCTACTTTCCGGCCTTCGAGGCCGCCGTGAAGCGGGGCGGCGCCTGGTCCCTGATGTGCGCCTACAACCAACTCAACGGCGTATTCTCCTGCGAGAATGCGTCGCTGCTCCATGACCTGCTCAAGGTGGAGTGGGGCTTCGATGGGGTCGTCGGATCCGACTACCCGGCCGTGCACAGCACCGTCGCATCGGCCAAGGCGGGGCTGGATCAGGAGTTCGGCGGCACCACCTATTTCAGCAAGCTTCCCGATGCCGTGCGCTCGGGGGAGTTGCCACAGTCGGTGCTCGACGATCAAGCGCGGCGGGTGCTTCGCATGATGTTTCGCACGGGGCTCCTCTCGGCGGCCCCGGCGGAACCGGCCGCGGTGGATCCCAAGGTGGGGGCCGACCTCGCGCGACGCGCGGCTGCACGCGGGTCCGTCTTGCTCAAGAACGACGGCGCGCTGTTGCCGCTCGACGCGGCGTCGCTTTCGCGCATCGCCGTCATCGGGCCGTACGCCAAGCAAGCGACCACCGGCGGCGGGGGAAGCTCGAAGGTCACGCCCTACGCCGACTACGTGGTCAGCCCCCTCGACGGCATCACGAAGCGCGCGGGAAGCGGCGTCGCAATCCATTACGTCTCCGGCGCCAACGCGGCACCGGTCACGCCGATCCCGGCGGGCGCGCTCGAGGCTCTCACCGTCGAGTACTTCGCCAACCCCACGTTGACCGGCACGCCGGTGGCCGTGGGCACCGACAGCGTCATCGCGCACGATTGGGGCAACCAGCCGCCGGCGAGCGGTGTACCCGCAACGAATTGGTCGGCGCGCTGGACGGGCACCTTGCACGCACCGGTCACGGGCGACTACCCCCTCGCAACGACCAGCGACGATGGCAGCCGGCTTTACCTGGACGGGCGCCTCGTCGTCGACAACTGGGGTGCGCATGGAACGCGCTCGGTCTACCGCACCGTGCACCTGGAGGCGGGACAGTCGTACGAGGTGAGGGTCGAGTACTACCAAGCCAACCAGGGTTCGAATCTGACCGTGAGCTGGATGCTCCCCGGCCAGCTGGACGCAGGGATTCAGAGCGCGGTCGACGCGGCAAAAGCCGCCGACGTGGCCATCGTCCTGGTGCGCGACGAGGCCGCCGAAGGGCGCGACCGCGGGACCATCAGCCTTTACGGCAATCAGAATGCGCTGGTGGCGGCGGTGGCCGCGGCCAATCCGCGCACGGTGGTCGTGCTCAGCTCGGGTGCGCCGGTGAACCTGCCGTGGGCCTCGGCGGTGCCGTCGGTGCTCGAGAACTGGTACGCGGGTGAGCAAGACGGCGCGGCCCTCGCCGACGTGCTCTTCGGCGATGCGGAGCCTGCGGGGCGCCTGCCGGTGACGTTCCCCGTCGAAGCGGCGGATGGGCCGATTCGCTCGCCGGAGCAGTACCCCGGCGTCGATCAGAGGTACACGTACGCCGAGAAGCTCGAAGTCGGTTACCGCTGGTTCGATGCCCACGCGGTGGCACCGCTGTTTCCGTTCGGGCACGGCCTGTCGTACACGTCGTTCGCCTATTCGCATCTGTCCGTCGAGAGGCCGGCGCGAGACGGCAGCGTGCGCGTCTCGTTCGACGTGCAAAACACGGGCGCGCGCACGGGCACCGCGGTACCGCAGGTCTACGTCGGCTTCCCGGCCCGCGCGGGCGAGCCTCCGCAGCGCCTCGCGGCCTTCCGCAGTTTGACCCTCGAACCGGGCGCCACCACCCGCGTCACCGTTCCACTCGACCGGCGCGCGTTTTCGATCTGGGACGTGGCGGCGAAGGCGTGGAACGTCCCCGGGGGCTTCTATTCGATCCGCGTCGGAGCATCCTCGCGCGATCTCCGCCTGCGCGGTGGCCTCGCGAGAACCACCTCGGGAGCCCCGGCGAGCCGCATCACCACCGTCGACGGCCAATGCCTCGAGGCCCTCTCCAACGCGTCACCGCGCACGACCTCGTGCAACACGCTATCCCCCAGCCAACGATGGCACATGGCCGACGACGCCTCGCTGCAGATCCGCGGCAAGTGCGCCACCGTCACGGGCACCGCGATTCACCTCGCCGACTGCAACGCCACCGACGAGCAAAAATGGCACGCCAATGCCTCCGGCCAGATCGTCCACGCCACATCGGGCCTCTGCCTCGCCTCGAACGGCGCACACGTGACACTCGCCACCTGCGGGCGCGACACGCTCCTCCCCGCGAACCAACTCTGGAACGTGCCGTAA